The Skermanella pratensis genome has a window encoding:
- the tldD gene encoding metalloprotease TldD — MSTLAVTDDIFFNRAGLDRSRTESIVSEALAGADDGELFLEYSQSESLAWDDGKLKSASFDTSQGFGLRAISGESTGYAHASTLSEEAIRRAAETVKAVHAGHSGTMAEPPTGTNRALYEAINPLALVDFETKVKLLSDIDAYARGRDPRVRQVSASIGGEWQAVQIIRADGLRVSDVRPLVRLNISVVVADGDRMESGGHGVGGRTSYDAYLDPTAWRGQVDEALRQALVNLGSVAAPAGEMTVVLGNGWPGILLHEAIGHGLEGDFNRKKTSAFAGLLGQRIAAPGVTVVDDGTIEGRRGSLTVDDEGTPSQSTTLIEDGILVGFMQDRMNARLMGAKPTGNGRRQSFGHHPMPRMTNTVMRSGDKTPEEIIRSVKKGLYAVNFGGGQVDITSGKFVFSASEAYLIEDGRIGPAVKGATLIGNGADALTKVSMIGNDMALDPGIGTCGKEGQGVPVGVGQPTLRIDGLTVGGTAAA, encoded by the coding sequence ATGAGCACGCTCGCCGTAACCGACGACATCTTCTTCAACCGCGCCGGGCTCGACCGGTCACGCACCGAATCGATCGTGTCGGAAGCATTGGCGGGTGCCGACGACGGCGAACTCTTCCTGGAATACAGCCAGTCCGAAAGCCTGGCCTGGGACGACGGCAAGCTGAAGAGCGCCAGCTTCGACACCAGCCAGGGCTTCGGTCTCCGCGCGATCTCCGGCGAGTCGACCGGCTATGCCCACGCCTCCACCCTGTCGGAAGAAGCCATCCGCCGCGCGGCGGAGACCGTCAAGGCGGTCCATGCCGGCCACAGCGGCACCATGGCCGAGCCGCCGACCGGCACCAACCGCGCGCTCTACGAGGCGATCAACCCGCTCGCCCTGGTCGATTTCGAGACCAAGGTCAAGCTGCTGTCGGACATCGACGCCTATGCACGGGGCCGTGACCCGAGGGTCCGGCAGGTTTCCGCGTCGATCGGCGGCGAGTGGCAGGCGGTCCAGATCATCCGCGCCGACGGGCTGCGCGTCTCCGACGTCCGCCCGCTGGTCCGCCTGAACATCTCGGTCGTGGTCGCCGATGGCGACCGCATGGAGAGCGGCGGCCACGGCGTCGGCGGCCGGACCAGCTACGACGCCTACCTGGACCCTACCGCCTGGCGGGGGCAGGTGGACGAAGCGCTCCGACAGGCCCTGGTCAACCTGGGTTCGGTCGCGGCGCCGGCCGGCGAGATGACGGTCGTGCTGGGCAACGGCTGGCCCGGCATCCTGCTGCACGAGGCGATCGGCCACGGGCTTGAAGGCGACTTCAACCGCAAGAAGACGTCCGCCTTCGCCGGGCTTCTCGGTCAGCGGATCGCCGCTCCGGGGGTGACGGTGGTCGATGACGGGACCATCGAGGGCCGGCGCGGCTCGCTGACGGTCGACGACGAGGGCACGCCGAGCCAGTCCACCACCCTGATCGAGGACGGCATCCTGGTAGGATTCATGCAGGACCGCATGAACGCCCGCCTGATGGGCGCCAAGCCGACTGGGAACGGCCGCCGCCAGAGCTTCGGCCATCACCCGATGCCGCGGATGACCAACACGGTGATGCGCTCCGGCGACAAGACGCCGGAGGAAATCATCCGCTCGGTCAAGAAGGGCCTCTACGCCGTTAACTTCGGCGGTGGGCAGGTGGATATCACCTCGGGCAAGTTCGTCTTCTCCGCCTCGGAAGCGTACCTGATCGAGGACGGCAGGATCGGTCCCGCCGTGAAGGGCGCCACCCTGATCGGCAACGGTGCCGACGCGCTGACCAAGGTCAGCATGATCGGCAACGACATGGCGCTCGACCCGGGTATCGGCACTTGCGGCAAGGAAGGCCAGGGCGTGCCGGTCGGCGTCGGCCAGCCGACCCTGCGGATCGACGGCCTGACCGTTGGCGGCACCGCCGCCGCCTGA
- a CDS encoding Spy/CpxP family protein refolding chaperone — translation MNRTVLATAVLGTMLAAAVPVFAQGGPGGPGGGPGGPGGPGPRFERMCENLDARVAGMLAFAETRLRITDAQRPVWDNFAQAVKNSESPMKQRCENPEAFTRPATLPERAQRMEEMMTARLEQVRQIRPALDQLYAGFSDEQKKTADEMMERMMRHGPGGFGEFGHGPRHGRGHGHGHGDGPRGDRGPM, via the coding sequence ATGAATCGTACCGTTTTGGCAACCGCCGTGCTCGGCACGATGCTCGCAGCCGCCGTCCCGGTCTTCGCCCAGGGCGGTCCCGGCGGTCCCGGCGGCGGTCCTGGCGGCCCCGGTGGTCCTGGTCCGCGCTTCGAAAGGATGTGCGAGAACCTGGACGCCCGCGTCGCCGGCATGCTGGCCTTCGCGGAGACCCGTCTGAGGATCACCGACGCCCAGCGTCCGGTTTGGGACAATTTCGCCCAGGCGGTCAAGAACAGCGAAAGCCCCATGAAGCAGCGCTGCGAGAACCCGGAGGCTTTCACCCGCCCCGCGACCCTGCCGGAGCGGGCCCAGCGCATGGAGGAGATGATGACGGCCCGGCTTGAGCAGGTCCGCCAGATCCGCCCGGCGCTCGACCAGCTCTATGCCGGCTTCTCGGACGAGCAGAAGAAGACCGCCGACGAGATGATGGAGCGCATGATGCGGCACGGGCCGGGCGGCTTCGGCGAGTTCGGTCACGGGCCGCGCCACGGCCGCGGGCATGGTCATGGCCATGGCGACGGCCCGCGCGGTGACCGCGGCCCGATGTAA
- a CDS encoding lysine--tRNA ligase, with protein sequence MSGEQELALQAKAWPFEEARKLIARYKGKAPAKGYVLFETGYGPSGLPHIGTFGEVARTTMVRRAFQLMAPDVPTRLFAFSDDMDGLRKVPDNIPNQEMVREYLGRPLTKVPDPFGKFESFGHHNNAMLRGFLDSFGFEYEFQSATDWYGSGRFDEALLTVLRNYDAVMKVMLPSLREERAATYSPFLPVSPTTGRVLQVPILEHDVDAGTIVFEDEDGRKKEAPVTGGHCKLQWKPDWGMRWHALGVDYEMSGKDLIPSVELAGKICRILGTQPPEGFNYELFLDDRGQKISKSKGNGLSVEEWLRYAPPESLSLYMFQKPRVAKRLYFDVIPRAVDEYLAFVSKFPSEEPARKLENPAWHIHGGHPPEARSDLSFNILLNLAGVANAESKDVMWGFITRYAPDANPESAPFLDRLVQYAVNYYQDFVKPTKRYRAPTEQERAAMRELLDELGRLPDGAKAEEIQFQVYEIGKRHGFADLKSWFQALYEVLLGQTMGPRMGSFIELYGIGNTRDLIAQALERKMEPQPAG encoded by the coding sequence ATGTCTGGCGAACAGGAATTGGCATTGCAGGCCAAGGCGTGGCCCTTCGAAGAAGCGCGCAAGCTGATCGCGCGCTACAAGGGCAAAGCGCCGGCCAAAGGCTATGTCCTGTTCGAGACCGGATACGGGCCATCGGGACTGCCGCATATCGGCACCTTCGGCGAGGTCGCGCGCACGACCATGGTGCGCCGCGCTTTCCAGCTCATGGCGCCGGACGTGCCGACCCGCCTGTTCGCCTTCTCCGACGACATGGACGGGCTGCGCAAGGTCCCGGACAACATCCCGAACCAGGAGATGGTGCGCGAATACCTGGGCAGGCCGCTGACCAAGGTGCCCGACCCGTTCGGCAAGTTCGAAAGCTTCGGCCACCACAACAACGCGATGCTGCGGGGCTTCCTCGACAGCTTCGGGTTCGAGTACGAATTCCAGTCCGCGACCGACTGGTACGGTTCGGGCCGGTTCGACGAGGCGCTGCTGACCGTTCTACGGAACTACGACGCCGTCATGAAGGTGATGCTGCCGTCGCTGCGCGAGGAGCGGGCGGCGACCTACAGCCCGTTCCTGCCGGTCTCCCCGACCACGGGCCGCGTGCTCCAGGTACCGATCCTGGAACACGACGTGGATGCCGGCACCATCGTGTTCGAGGACGAGGACGGCCGGAAGAAGGAGGCTCCCGTCACCGGCGGCCATTGCAAGCTGCAATGGAAGCCGGACTGGGGCATGCGCTGGCACGCGCTTGGCGTCGACTACGAGATGTCGGGCAAGGACCTGATTCCATCGGTCGAACTGGCCGGGAAGATTTGCCGCATCCTGGGCACCCAGCCGCCGGAGGGCTTCAATTACGAGCTGTTCCTGGACGACAGGGGCCAGAAGATCTCGAAGTCCAAGGGCAACGGCTTGTCGGTCGAGGAATGGCTGCGCTACGCTCCGCCGGAGAGCCTGTCGCTCTACATGTTCCAGAAGCCGCGCGTCGCGAAGCGTCTCTACTTCGACGTGATCCCCCGGGCGGTGGACGAGTACCTGGCCTTCGTCTCCAAGTTCCCGTCGGAGGAGCCGGCCCGCAAGCTGGAGAACCCGGCCTGGCACATCCATGGCGGCCACCCGCCGGAGGCGCGAAGCGACCTGAGCTTCAACATCCTGCTGAACCTGGCCGGCGTCGCCAACGCGGAGAGCAAGGACGTGATGTGGGGCTTCATCACCCGCTACGCGCCCGATGCCAATCCCGAAAGCGCACCGTTCCTGGACCGGCTGGTGCAGTACGCGGTGAACTATTACCAGGACTTCGTCAAGCCGACGAAGCGATACCGCGCGCCGACCGAACAGGAGCGCGCGGCGATGCGGGAGCTGCTGGACGAGCTGGGCCGGCTGCCCGACGGCGCCAAGGCGGAGGAGATCCAGTTCCAGGTCTACGAGATCGGCAAGCGGCACGGCTTCGCCGACCTGAAGAGCTGGTTCCAGGCGCTCTACGAGGTGCTGTTGGGCCAGACCATGGGACCGCGCATGGGCAGCTTCATCGAGCTGTACGGCATCGGCAATACCCGCGACCTGATCGCCCAGGCGCTTGAGCGGAAGATGGAGCCGCAGCCCGCCGGCTGA
- a CDS encoding TetR/AcrR family transcriptional regulator has product MPRTAVQDQHPGIRQGQKPAQIMAAAKTLFTSQGFGATSMDAIARMANVSKATLYAHFSGKEELFAAIVSHECRTQQSLLWAPGVEEKEVEDALREIGRNFLGLILSAPAVAILRVVVAESARFPDLGRIFFNSGPNQMRQSLGSYLATAAAHGRIDTDDPGRAAEHFIGMLQTPVHFSVLFGVKDHFSRDELDRVVTDAVGAFLRAYLPRDRMEKS; this is encoded by the coding sequence ATGCCCAGGACGGCCGTTCAGGACCAGCACCCCGGAATCCGCCAGGGGCAGAAACCCGCCCAGATCATGGCGGCCGCGAAGACGCTGTTCACCAGCCAGGGATTCGGCGCGACCAGCATGGATGCCATCGCCCGCATGGCGAATGTTTCCAAGGCGACCCTCTATGCGCATTTCTCCGGAAAGGAGGAGCTTTTCGCCGCGATTGTCAGTCACGAGTGCCGAACCCAGCAGAGCCTGCTGTGGGCACCCGGTGTGGAGGAGAAAGAGGTCGAGGACGCGCTCCGCGAGATCGGCCGCAACTTCCTGGGACTGATCCTGTCGGCGCCGGCCGTCGCCATCCTCCGTGTCGTCGTGGCGGAGTCCGCCAGGTTCCCGGATCTCGGCCGGATCTTCTTCAATTCCGGTCCAAACCAGATGAGGCAGAGCCTCGGTTCCTATCTCGCCACGGCGGCGGCGCACGGCCGGATCGACACCGACGACCCCGGGCGCGCGGCCGAACACTTCATCGGAATGCTGCAGACCCCGGTCCACTTCAGCGTGCTGTTCGGCGTGAAGGATCATTTCTCTCGGGATGAACTCGACAGGGTCGTGACGGATGCCGTGGGGGCGTTTCTCCGTGCTTATCTGCCACGCGATCGGATGGAGAAGTCGTGA
- a CDS encoding ABC transporter permease, whose protein sequence is MHRGAGYHGIPPATPMAFMMQDVIDAFAAAAGLILGFDDQLARIVLLSLRVTLTAVGIAMVIGLPLGAMLGIARFPGRGLAIVLCNALMGLPPVVAGLLVYLMLSRSGPLGGLGLLFTPAAMVIAQTVLVTPIVISITRQVVEDMWSEYEEQLRSLGSTRRRAIPTLLWDARFSLVTGVLAGFGRASAEVGAVLIVGGNIAGVTRTMTTAITLETGRGDLPLALGLGILLLALTLAINAAAYAVGQVARRSAG, encoded by the coding sequence GTGCATCGGGGGGCTGGCTACCATGGCATCCCTCCGGCAACTCCGATGGCCTTCATGATGCAGGACGTGATCGACGCCTTCGCCGCCGCGGCCGGCCTGATCCTGGGATTCGACGACCAATTGGCCCGGATCGTGCTGCTGTCGCTGCGCGTCACCCTGACGGCTGTCGGGATCGCCATGGTGATCGGCCTTCCGCTCGGCGCGATGCTGGGGATCGCGCGGTTTCCGGGCCGGGGACTCGCCATCGTCCTGTGCAACGCCCTGATGGGGCTGCCGCCGGTCGTGGCCGGGCTCTTGGTCTACCTGATGCTGTCGCGTTCCGGCCCGCTCGGCGGGCTGGGTCTGCTGTTCACCCCCGCAGCCATGGTCATCGCCCAGACGGTCCTGGTCACTCCCATCGTCATCTCGATCACCCGGCAGGTGGTCGAGGACATGTGGAGCGAGTACGAGGAGCAGCTTCGTTCCCTTGGATCGACGCGCCGGCGCGCGATCCCGACGCTGCTGTGGGACGCGCGCTTCAGCCTGGTCACCGGCGTGCTCGCCGGTTTCGGCCGGGCCAGCGCCGAGGTGGGGGCGGTGCTGATCGTCGGCGGCAACATCGCCGGCGTTACCCGGACCATGACCACCGCGATCACGCTGGAAACCGGCCGCGGCGACCTGCCCCTGGCGCTCGGGCTCGGCATCCTGCTGCTGGCGCTGACCCTGGCGATCAACGCCGCGGCCTATGCCGTCGGACAGGTGGCGCGGCGGTCCGCCGGCTGA
- a CDS encoding YdcH family protein, whose amino-acid sequence MVNENHIQALRDRHASLDRQIEALQKQPGSEDIDIKKLKFDKLRVKDELARLSRH is encoded by the coding sequence ATGGTGAACGAGAATCACATTCAGGCTCTACGCGACCGCCATGCCTCGCTCGACAGACAGATAGAAGCCCTGCAGAAGCAGCCGGGTTCGGAAGATATCGACATCAAGAAACTTAAGTTTGATAAACTCAGGGTAAAGGACGAACTGGCGCGGCTCTCCCGCCACTGA
- a CDS encoding septation protein A: protein MNQLTRLLIEAGPLAVFFVTNSKAGIMVGTGAFMTATAVAVLLSWHLERKLPIMPLVGCFFVILFGGLTLWLDDDLFIKLKPTVVNLLFATVLFTSLALRRNVMKPLLGTVLNLSEEGWRILTVRWACFFVILAVLNEVVWRTMTTDAWVNFKVFGILPLTLVFSGLQMPVIMKHQIPDEADPKEPARAE from the coding sequence GTGAACCAACTGACCAGACTCCTCATCGAAGCCGGGCCGCTTGCGGTCTTCTTCGTGACCAATTCCAAGGCCGGCATCATGGTCGGCACGGGCGCCTTCATGACGGCTACGGCCGTGGCCGTGCTGCTGTCCTGGCACCTGGAACGCAAGCTGCCGATCATGCCCCTGGTCGGTTGCTTCTTCGTGATCCTGTTCGGCGGATTGACCCTGTGGCTCGATGACGACCTGTTCATCAAGCTCAAGCCGACCGTGGTCAACCTGCTGTTCGCGACCGTTCTGTTCACCAGCCTGGCGCTCCGCCGGAACGTGATGAAGCCCCTGCTCGGGACGGTGCTGAACCTGAGCGAGGAGGGCTGGCGCATCCTGACGGTGCGCTGGGCCTGCTTCTTCGTGATTCTGGCCGTGCTCAACGAGGTGGTGTGGCGCACCATGACCACCGATGCCTGGGTCAATTTCAAGGTGTTCGGGATCCTGCCGCTCACCCTGGTGTTCAGCGGGCTTCAGATGCCGGTGATCATGAAGCATCAGATTCCCGACGAGGCCGATCCCAAGGAGCCCGCGCGCGCCGAATGA
- a CDS encoding HlyD family secretion protein has product MMRKSIPVVAAVLVLTVGGYFGWHWWTVGRFLESTDNAYVHSDISVVSPKIAGYVADIRVIENQEVAAGDVLVVIDDAEYRAQEAQADAAMEAAQAAIGSIDSRITLEHSMIVQSQATVAGAEADLHRARQDYDRVRSLVSGDTVSRQRYDTAEADLRKAEAALNKAIAGLAAEHDQLGVLQASRKEAEAKLRQAKANLDLARNNLDHAVIRAPVGGVIGNKGVQLGQYVKAGSALLAVVPLPDVYVVANFKETQLVGMRRGQSVDLSVDAFPGQVLRGAVESFAPASGAQFSLLPPENATGNFTKVVQRIPVRIAVPSDNPLAGLLRPGLSVEVSVDTRDEGIGPLAAGGIFGTAAAAEPGRK; this is encoded by the coding sequence ATGATGCGCAAGTCGATCCCGGTCGTGGCGGCTGTCCTGGTGCTGACGGTCGGCGGCTACTTCGGCTGGCACTGGTGGACCGTCGGGCGCTTCCTGGAATCGACCGACAATGCCTATGTGCACAGCGACATCTCGGTCGTCAGCCCGAAGATCGCCGGATACGTCGCCGATATCCGTGTCATCGAGAACCAGGAAGTCGCGGCCGGCGACGTCCTCGTGGTGATCGACGACGCCGAGTACCGGGCGCAGGAAGCACAGGCCGACGCTGCGATGGAGGCTGCGCAGGCCGCCATCGGCAGCATCGACAGCCGGATCACCCTCGAGCACTCGATGATCGTGCAGAGCCAAGCGACGGTCGCGGGCGCCGAGGCCGACCTGCATCGCGCCCGGCAGGATTACGACAGGGTGAGAAGCCTGGTCAGCGGCGATACGGTAAGCCGCCAGCGGTACGACACCGCGGAGGCCGACCTCCGCAAGGCCGAGGCGGCGCTGAACAAGGCGATTGCCGGCCTGGCGGCGGAGCATGACCAGCTCGGCGTCCTCCAAGCGTCGCGCAAGGAGGCGGAGGCTAAGCTTCGGCAGGCCAAGGCCAACCTCGACCTGGCGCGGAACAACCTGGACCATGCGGTGATCCGCGCGCCCGTCGGCGGCGTGATCGGCAACAAGGGCGTCCAGCTGGGCCAGTATGTCAAGGCGGGCTCGGCACTTCTCGCCGTCGTTCCCCTCCCCGACGTGTACGTCGTCGCGAACTTCAAGGAAACCCAACTCGTCGGCATGCGGCGCGGCCAGTCGGTCGACCTGTCGGTCGACGCCTTCCCCGGACAGGTGCTGCGCGGCGCGGTTGAAAGCTTCGCGCCCGCCAGCGGCGCGCAGTTCAGCCTGCTGCCGCCGGAGAACGCGACAGGCAACTTCACCAAGGTCGTCCAGCGCATTCCCGTCCGCATCGCCGTGCCGTCCGACAACCCCCTGGCCGGCCTGCTCCGGCCGGGGCTTTCGGTCGAGGTTTCGGTCGATACCCGGGACGAGGGGATCGGGCCGCTGGCGGCGGGCGGAATCTTCGGAACCGCCGCAGCGGCCGAGCCGGGACGCAAGTGA
- a CDS encoding MFS transporter produces the protein MTQELAVADHSRPAKARIAVAVIFFVNGAALSSWIPHIPTVQQKLGLSTGTLGLALLGIAGGSLVSMPIAGWLIARHGSRVVTLTAAFLYCLAAPPLLLASSLPTLIMALILFGAFNGAMDVAMNAHGVAVERAIGRPVMSSLHALFSIGGLVGAGSAVVLLPFGMTPAAHVTAAAAGGFLLVLGSARFLLPPGVDISTGGGPRFVLPRGRLLVLGVMGFFILMMEGAMSDWTAVYLKIDLGTGAAFAGAGYAVFSATMAIGRLTGDRMVASFGPVAMVRWGSLLAAAGLGGALLLHDPVAAVVGFGLVGLGLANVVPILFSAAGRTPGMAPGSAIAAVTTAGYFGFLAGPPLVGFVAEGIGLPSSLGILAAAVGLVAFRSGVLAPRAGTAR, from the coding sequence ATGACTCAGGAACTCGCCGTCGCGGACCACTCCCGACCGGCAAAGGCCCGTATCGCGGTCGCCGTGATCTTCTTCGTCAACGGCGCCGCCCTGTCGAGCTGGATTCCCCATATCCCGACGGTGCAGCAGAAGCTTGGCTTGAGCACCGGCACGCTGGGGCTCGCGCTGCTGGGAATTGCAGGCGGATCGCTTGTATCCATGCCCATAGCCGGATGGCTTATCGCGCGGCATGGTAGCCGCGTCGTCACGCTGACAGCGGCATTCCTGTACTGCCTCGCGGCGCCGCCGTTGCTTCTGGCCTCGAGCCTGCCGACGCTGATCATGGCCTTGATCCTGTTCGGGGCGTTCAACGGCGCGATGGACGTCGCGATGAACGCTCACGGCGTGGCGGTCGAGCGCGCCATCGGACGGCCGGTGATGTCGTCGCTCCACGCGCTGTTCAGCATCGGCGGGCTGGTAGGGGCGGGGAGTGCGGTGGTCCTGCTGCCGTTCGGGATGACGCCGGCGGCCCATGTGACCGCGGCGGCGGCCGGGGGGTTTCTCCTGGTGCTCGGCTCCGCGCGTTTCCTGCTGCCCCCGGGAGTCGATATCAGCACCGGCGGCGGCCCCCGTTTCGTTCTGCCGCGCGGGCGGTTGCTGGTGCTGGGGGTCATGGGCTTCTTCATCCTGATGATGGAGGGCGCCATGTCGGACTGGACCGCGGTTTACCTGAAAATCGACCTGGGGACCGGCGCAGCGTTTGCGGGGGCCGGTTATGCCGTCTTCTCCGCAACCATGGCGATCGGGAGGCTGACCGGGGACCGCATGGTCGCCAGCTTCGGTCCTGTTGCGATGGTCCGGTGGGGATCGCTGCTGGCGGCGGCCGGCTTGGGCGGAGCATTGCTGCTGCACGATCCGGTGGCCGCGGTCGTGGGCTTCGGCCTTGTCGGGCTGGGCCTCGCCAATGTCGTCCCGATCCTGTTCAGCGCGGCCGGAAGGACCCCGGGCATGGCTCCGGGATCGGCGATCGCCGCCGTGACGACGGCTGGGTATTTCGGCTTCCTCGCAGGGCCACCGCTGGTCGGCTTCGTCGCCGAAGGGATTGGGCTGCCTAGCTCCCTTGGCATCCTTGCCGCTGCGGTCGGATTGGTGGCATTCCGGTCAGGGGTGCTGGCACCGCGAGCCGGGACGGCGCGATAG
- a CDS encoding ATP-binding protein has protein sequence MWERFKRRFLPAGIAVRLGLTVLMALALTQAISALVYVTDRGEGHPRHSPREMVERVAAIVRLADETQPQFRPRVVRAVDAPGLEVEWRPRAPEIGRNQVGFPLDGFRRRLRNALEDPTREILIEVRNGPPSPGPLAPIEARLFGNVMQMALPLSDGTWLVFRSDPDRDGPFRLIRFGLWMGLVGLVIFGLSLWVGRRLSAPLKRFAEAAQRLGVDGEAPLLPEAGPRELRQATRAFNQMQTRLHRFVEDRTQMLAAISHDLRTPLTRLRLRAEFVEDPEQQRKMLADLEEMETMIASTLAFARDDARKEPRVPIDLAALLQSLVDDLGDAGYTIDYSGPEHRTIACRPVALRRAIGNLIDNALKYGGCARVALLDHREDGHVAIRIDDDGPGIPVEEQEKVFAPFYRLERSRSRDTGGTGLGLSVARTIARAHGGDVTLRNRPGGGLSADLLLAEA, from the coding sequence ATGTGGGAGCGGTTCAAGCGGCGGTTCCTTCCGGCGGGGATCGCGGTCCGGCTTGGCTTGACGGTGCTGATGGCGCTGGCGCTGACCCAGGCGATCAGCGCGCTGGTATACGTGACCGACCGCGGCGAAGGCCATCCGCGGCACAGCCCCCGGGAGATGGTCGAGCGGGTGGCGGCCATCGTCCGCCTCGCCGACGAGACCCAGCCCCAGTTCCGGCCGCGGGTGGTGCGCGCGGTCGATGCGCCCGGTCTGGAGGTGGAATGGCGCCCCAGGGCGCCGGAGATCGGCCGGAACCAGGTCGGGTTTCCCCTGGACGGTTTCCGCCGGAGGCTGCGCAACGCCTTGGAGGACCCGACGCGGGAGATCCTGATCGAGGTGCGGAACGGCCCGCCCAGCCCGGGTCCCCTGGCGCCGATCGAGGCGCGCTTGTTCGGCAACGTCATGCAGATGGCGCTGCCCCTGTCGGACGGCACCTGGCTGGTGTTCCGGTCCGACCCCGACCGGGACGGCCCTTTCCGGCTGATCCGCTTCGGCTTGTGGATGGGGCTTGTCGGGCTGGTCATCTTCGGGCTGTCCCTGTGGGTTGGACGCCGGCTGAGCGCGCCGCTGAAGCGGTTCGCGGAGGCGGCCCAGCGGCTGGGCGTCGACGGCGAGGCCCCGCTGCTCCCGGAGGCCGGGCCGCGCGAGCTGCGGCAGGCGACCCGCGCCTTCAACCAGATGCAGACCCGGCTGCACCGGTTCGTCGAGGACCGCACGCAGATGCTGGCCGCGATCAGCCATGACCTGCGCACGCCGCTGACCCGCCTGAGGCTCCGCGCCGAGTTCGTCGAAGACCCGGAGCAGCAGCGCAAGATGCTGGCCGACCTGGAGGAGATGGAGACGATGATCGCCTCCACCCTCGCCTTCGCCCGCGACGACGCCCGCAAGGAGCCGCGCGTTCCGATCGACCTCGCGGCGCTGCTCCAAAGCCTTGTCGACGACCTCGGGGATGCCGGTTACACGATCGATTATTCAGGTCCGGAGCACAGGACGATCGCCTGCCGCCCGGTGGCGCTGCGCCGCGCGATCGGCAACCTGATCGACAACGCCCTGAAATACGGCGGCTGCGCCCGGGTGGCGCTGCTGGACCATCGGGAAGACGGGCATGTCGCGATACGCATAGACGACGACGGACCGGGCATTCCGGTGGAGGAGCAGGAGAAGGTCTTCGCCCCCTTCTACCGGCTGGAGCGGTCGCGCAGTCGCGATACCGGCGGCACCGGCCTCGGCCTTTCCGTCGCCCGCACGATCGCCCGAGCCCACGGCGGCGACGTCACGCTTCGCAACCGGCCCGGCGGCGGACTCAGCGCCGACCTGCTGCTGGCCGAGGCGTAA
- a CDS encoding response regulator has translation MDKQPHLLVVDDDREIRTLISQFLTKHGYRVSSARDGAEMMQLLETSRIDLIVLDLMMPGEDGLALCRRLRAQPGPAGAVPIIMLTAMGEETDRIVGLEMGADDYLAKPFNPRELLARAKAVLRRSTGLPVGASAEAAIRGLTFEGWRLDVAKRELWSPDDVLVQLSAGEFDLLVAFAEHPQRVLNRDQLLDLARGRTAMPFDRSVDVQVSRLRRKIEPDPKEPTLIKTVRSGGYIFTPTVTKA, from the coding sequence ATGGACAAGCAGCCCCACCTTCTCGTGGTCGACGACGATCGGGAAATACGCACCCTGATCTCCCAGTTCCTCACCAAGCACGGCTATCGCGTGTCAAGTGCCCGCGACGGGGCGGAGATGATGCAGCTGCTGGAGACTTCCCGTATCGACCTGATCGTCCTCGACCTCATGATGCCCGGCGAGGACGGGCTGGCGCTGTGCCGCCGCCTGCGCGCCCAGCCCGGGCCGGCCGGCGCCGTTCCCATCATCATGCTGACCGCCATGGGCGAGGAGACGGACCGGATCGTCGGGCTGGAGATGGGCGCCGACGACTATCTGGCGAAACCCTTCAACCCGCGCGAGCTGCTGGCCCGCGCCAAGGCGGTGCTGCGACGCTCCACCGGACTGCCGGTCGGAGCTTCGGCGGAAGCGGCCATCCGCGGGCTGACCTTCGAAGGGTGGCGGCTCGACGTCGCCAAGCGGGAGCTGTGGTCGCCCGACGACGTGCTGGTCCAACTCAGCGCCGGCGAGTTCGATCTGCTGGTAGCCTTCGCCGAACATCCCCAGCGGGTGCTGAACCGCGACCAGCTCCTCGACCTCGCGCGCGGGCGCACCGCCATGCCGTTCGACCGCAGCGTCGACGTCCAGGTCAGCCGCCTCCGCCGCAAGATCGAGCCGGACCCGAAGGAGCCTACCCTGATCAAGACGGTGCGCAGCGGCGGCTATATCTTCACCCCGACCGTCACGAAGGCCTGA